One window of Athalia rosae chromosome 2, iyAthRosa1.1, whole genome shotgun sequence genomic DNA carries:
- the LOC105692261 gene encoding protein decapentaplegic isoform X1: protein MKLHQPAAEEKCLYSVLWRSRGSRRRGLRIKRGQLGLKEAKSRTEWAEWFYDPFYKRQTGLEAIGIRKEIQRGSWKLGMSQLQLVLVDLPRLVAFTRIDGLAVQFFSTFLGEAVSVTVVTMHMSLLLRLVLAAVGVLLAGVCCCAAGAADTVEEEVVGAGDREQAIAGVEASLLSLLGFSKRPRPLGPSHVPESLKKLYLRQSASGMADIARPGIHARSSNTVRSFAHVESKIDEKFQSPHRFRLSFDLSSVPLQETLHAAELSLSRVALTESDEEDEASRYQRILVHDIVLPGVRGRSKPILRLVDSKLVDTKSNSSVPLDVHPAVERWIQNPSQNYGLLVEVMGAKRRKNEHVRLRRSAGEDEESWTANRPFLFTYTDDGRNEMSSAEQILERRARRATLRKNRRKNGRENCRRHPLYVDFVDVGWNDWIVAPPGYDAFYCHGDCPFPLADHLNSTNHAIVQTLVYSTNPNIVPKACCVPTALSSISMLYLDEENKVVLKNYQDMAVLGCGCR from the exons ATGAAACTCCATCAG CCAGCTGCGGAAGAAAAATGTCTCTATAGTGTCCTATGGCGATCACGTGGTAGTCGTCGGCGTGGTTTGCGAATAAAGCGCGGACAGCTGGGTCTGAAGGAAGCGAAGAGCAGAACCGAGTGGGCAGAGTGGTTCTACGACCCGTTTTATAAAAGGCAAACTGGCTTGGAGGCGATCGGAATTCGGAAAGAGATTCAACGAGGATCTTGGAAGCTCGGGATGTCACAATTGCAGCTGGTCCTCGTGGATCTCCCGCGTCTGGTAGCCTTCACAAGAATTGACGGTCTCGCCGTTCAATTCTTCTCTACATTCCTAG gaGAGGCCGTGTCAGTGACTGTAGTCACGATGCACATGTCGCTGCTGCTGAGATTGGTGTTAGCGGCAGTAGGTGTGCTGCTGGCGGGCGTTTGTTGTTGTGCGGCGGGTGCCGCCGATACGGTGGAAGAAGAAGTCGTGGGAGCCGGAGACCGCGAGCAAGCCATCGCCGGTGTCGAGGCTAGCCTCCTTTCCCTTCTGGGCTTTTCGAAGAGACCCAGACCGTTGGGACCTTCTCACGTGCCCGAGTCACTTAAGAAATTGTATCTTCGACAGAGCGCCAGCGGAATGGCCGATATAGCGAGGCCTGGGATCCACGCCAGATCGTCGAACACCGTTCGATCCTTCGCTCACGTAG agAGTAAGATCGatgagaaatttcaaagtcctcACAGATTTCGGCTTTCGTTTGACCTGAGCAGCGTCCCGTTACAAGAGACGTTGCACGCCGCTGAGCTCAGCCTATCCCGTGTCGCTTTAACCGAATCggacgaagaagacgaagcGTCTAGGTATCAGCGTATCCTTGTTCACGACATAGTTCTCCCGGGCGTTCGAGGACGCAGTAAGCCGATCCTAAGATTGGTGGACAGTAAGTTAGTCGACACGAAATCGAACTCTTCGGTACCTTTGGACGTCCACCCCGCGGTCGAAAGGTGGATACAAAACCCTTCGCAAAATTACGGCCTCCTCGTCGAGGTGATGGGcgcgaaacggagaaaaaatgagcaCGTACGCTTGAGACGGAGCGCGGGAGAGGACGAGGAATCTTGGACGGCGAATAGGCCGTTTCTGTTCACCTACACGGACGATGGAAGAAATGAGATGTCGTCGGCCGAACAAATATTGGAAAGACGCGCGAGGAGAGCGACGttgagaaagaatcgtagaaaAAATGGACGCGAGAATTGCCGACGGCATCCACTTTACGTAGATTTCGTCGACGTTGGATGGAACGATTGGATCGTTGCACCGCCAGGTTACGACGCATTCTACTGTCACGGCGATTGTCCATTCCCCCTCGCCGATCATTTGAATTCGACGAATCACGCGATCGTGCAAACCCTCGTTTATTCGACGAATCCAAACATTGTGCCAAAGGCATGCTGCGTACCGACAGCTCTGAGTTCGATATCGATGCTCTACCTCGACGAGGAGAACAAAGTGGtgctaaaaaattatcaagatatgGCTGTACTGGGTTGCGGATGTCGCTGA
- the LOC105692261 gene encoding protein decapentaplegic isoform X2 — protein sequence MRVGGRSMSQETRSGDGHFLKKCATRSVRVAGKRMGAVRRLRRYEEELEKDSTRDSEFGPPSKSLFLSSLHRAFLLGEAVSVTVVTMHMSLLLRLVLAAVGVLLAGVCCCAAGAADTVEEEVVGAGDREQAIAGVEASLLSLLGFSKRPRPLGPSHVPESLKKLYLRQSASGMADIARPGIHARSSNTVRSFAHVESKIDEKFQSPHRFRLSFDLSSVPLQETLHAAELSLSRVALTESDEEDEASRYQRILVHDIVLPGVRGRSKPILRLVDSKLVDTKSNSSVPLDVHPAVERWIQNPSQNYGLLVEVMGAKRRKNEHVRLRRSAGEDEESWTANRPFLFTYTDDGRNEMSSAEQILERRARRATLRKNRRKNGRENCRRHPLYVDFVDVGWNDWIVAPPGYDAFYCHGDCPFPLADHLNSTNHAIVQTLVYSTNPNIVPKACCVPTALSSISMLYLDEENKVVLKNYQDMAVLGCGCR from the exons ATGCGGGTCGGTGGCCGCAGTATGAGTCAGGAGACGCGCAGCGGCGACGgccattttctaaaaaaatgcGCGACACGAAGCGTGAGAGTTGCAGGGAAACGGATGGGGGCGGTGAGGAGATTGCGGAGGTATGAAGAGGAACTGGAAAAGGATTCCACGCGGGATAGCGAATTCGGGCCACCCTCGAAGTCGctatttctttcatctttgcaCCGCGCGTTCCTTCTAG gaGAGGCCGTGTCAGTGACTGTAGTCACGATGCACATGTCGCTGCTGCTGAGATTGGTGTTAGCGGCAGTAGGTGTGCTGCTGGCGGGCGTTTGTTGTTGTGCGGCGGGTGCCGCCGATACGGTGGAAGAAGAAGTCGTGGGAGCCGGAGACCGCGAGCAAGCCATCGCCGGTGTCGAGGCTAGCCTCCTTTCCCTTCTGGGCTTTTCGAAGAGACCCAGACCGTTGGGACCTTCTCACGTGCCCGAGTCACTTAAGAAATTGTATCTTCGACAGAGCGCCAGCGGAATGGCCGATATAGCGAGGCCTGGGATCCACGCCAGATCGTCGAACACCGTTCGATCCTTCGCTCACGTAG agAGTAAGATCGatgagaaatttcaaagtcctcACAGATTTCGGCTTTCGTTTGACCTGAGCAGCGTCCCGTTACAAGAGACGTTGCACGCCGCTGAGCTCAGCCTATCCCGTGTCGCTTTAACCGAATCggacgaagaagacgaagcGTCTAGGTATCAGCGTATCCTTGTTCACGACATAGTTCTCCCGGGCGTTCGAGGACGCAGTAAGCCGATCCTAAGATTGGTGGACAGTAAGTTAGTCGACACGAAATCGAACTCTTCGGTACCTTTGGACGTCCACCCCGCGGTCGAAAGGTGGATACAAAACCCTTCGCAAAATTACGGCCTCCTCGTCGAGGTGATGGGcgcgaaacggagaaaaaatgagcaCGTACGCTTGAGACGGAGCGCGGGAGAGGACGAGGAATCTTGGACGGCGAATAGGCCGTTTCTGTTCACCTACACGGACGATGGAAGAAATGAGATGTCGTCGGCCGAACAAATATTGGAAAGACGCGCGAGGAGAGCGACGttgagaaagaatcgtagaaaAAATGGACGCGAGAATTGCCGACGGCATCCACTTTACGTAGATTTCGTCGACGTTGGATGGAACGATTGGATCGTTGCACCGCCAGGTTACGACGCATTCTACTGTCACGGCGATTGTCCATTCCCCCTCGCCGATCATTTGAATTCGACGAATCACGCGATCGTGCAAACCCTCGTTTATTCGACGAATCCAAACATTGTGCCAAAGGCATGCTGCGTACCGACAGCTCTGAGTTCGATATCGATGCTCTACCTCGACGAGGAGAACAAAGTGGtgctaaaaaattatcaagatatgGCTGTACTGGGTTGCGGATGTCGCTGA
- the LOC105692261 gene encoding protein decapentaplegic precursor: protein MHMSLLLRLVLAAVGVLLAGVCCCAAGAADTVEEEVVGAGDREQAIAGVEASLLSLLGFSKRPRPLGPSHVPESLKKLYLRQSASGMADIARPGIHARSSNTVRSFAHVESKIDEKFQSPHRFRLSFDLSSVPLQETLHAAELSLSRVALTESDEEDEASRYQRILVHDIVLPGVRGRSKPILRLVDSKLVDTKSNSSVPLDVHPAVERWIQNPSQNYGLLVEVMGAKRRKNEHVRLRRSAGEDEESWTANRPFLFTYTDDGRNEMSSAEQILERRARRATLRKNRRKNGRENCRRHPLYVDFVDVGWNDWIVAPPGYDAFYCHGDCPFPLADHLNSTNHAIVQTLVYSTNPNIVPKACCVPTALSSISMLYLDEENKVVLKNYQDMAVLGCGCR from the exons ATGCACATGTCGCTGCTGCTGAGATTGGTGTTAGCGGCAGTAGGTGTGCTGCTGGCGGGCGTTTGTTGTTGTGCGGCGGGTGCCGCCGATACGGTGGAAGAAGAAGTCGTGGGAGCCGGAGACCGCGAGCAAGCCATCGCCGGTGTCGAGGCTAGCCTCCTTTCCCTTCTGGGCTTTTCGAAGAGACCCAGACCGTTGGGACCTTCTCACGTGCCCGAGTCACTTAAGAAATTGTATCTTCGACAGAGCGCCAGCGGAATGGCCGATATAGCGAGGCCTGGGATCCACGCCAGATCGTCGAACACCGTTCGATCCTTCGCTCACGTAG agAGTAAGATCGatgagaaatttcaaagtcctcACAGATTTCGGCTTTCGTTTGACCTGAGCAGCGTCCCGTTACAAGAGACGTTGCACGCCGCTGAGCTCAGCCTATCCCGTGTCGCTTTAACCGAATCggacgaagaagacgaagcGTCTAGGTATCAGCGTATCCTTGTTCACGACATAGTTCTCCCGGGCGTTCGAGGACGCAGTAAGCCGATCCTAAGATTGGTGGACAGTAAGTTAGTCGACACGAAATCGAACTCTTCGGTACCTTTGGACGTCCACCCCGCGGTCGAAAGGTGGATACAAAACCCTTCGCAAAATTACGGCCTCCTCGTCGAGGTGATGGGcgcgaaacggagaaaaaatgagcaCGTACGCTTGAGACGGAGCGCGGGAGAGGACGAGGAATCTTGGACGGCGAATAGGCCGTTTCTGTTCACCTACACGGACGATGGAAGAAATGAGATGTCGTCGGCCGAACAAATATTGGAAAGACGCGCGAGGAGAGCGACGttgagaaagaatcgtagaaaAAATGGACGCGAGAATTGCCGACGGCATCCACTTTACGTAGATTTCGTCGACGTTGGATGGAACGATTGGATCGTTGCACCGCCAGGTTACGACGCATTCTACTGTCACGGCGATTGTCCATTCCCCCTCGCCGATCATTTGAATTCGACGAATCACGCGATCGTGCAAACCCTCGTTTATTCGACGAATCCAAACATTGTGCCAAAGGCATGCTGCGTACCGACAGCTCTGAGTTCGATATCGATGCTCTACCTCGACGAGGAGAACAAAGTGGtgctaaaaaattatcaagatatgGCTGTACTGGGTTGCGGATGTCGCTGA